ttattaaaaagtgtatgcaaataataaatgaaattataagaatagcctcattttaatgagctgttataatatgattggcttagtccacggatgacgtggtagaccgaatCTACATAAAAATTTCTGTATTctaattttgtcattttattttCCTTTAATTATGTCCTTTGTAATTGTTTCTTCCTCTTTCCCTTTCTCTTCTGCAACCTCTAGATAAGTTTTGAATTACTACTAGTAATACCAACACATTTTTAATATAATCTCATAAAAAGTGATTCAAACTCAtgccaagtttcaaaaaaaacaaTTCTCAATTTCCATAAATCTCTCAAACTTGTGTGAACCTAGTATAATTTGCAACCTTCTCAATGATGCCACTTTATTAGAAGATTCCACAGAAAATAAAATCAAGTGTTTATTGAACTGTTATTTTTCTAGTTTCTAGTTGCATAGATTAGATATATAAAATGAACTTATACCAACTTATTTACAAATTACTTCTAACTTAATtactaaaatacaattttaatatgaatttttcaGTTGAATTTAATTAAAGTGAAACTGCTAACATAATAAACAAGCAAAAGAGGATGATAATTACCTTGATAAAACACAAGAAGGATCCAATCAAAGAgccaaaaacaccaaaaatcGCCAAGAAGCGACATCGATAAATAACCTACACAATTCAATTCACCGATTCCACAATTCAACTATAAGCGACATtcgaatataatttttttacaacgATAAtagtcaaaaaaaataaatcaccTTCTCGATATTCTCCTCGACGGCCTGCAGCTTCGGAATGTTCGGTTGCATAAAATTAGTAGAAGTTTGTGTAGCGGTTAAAGGAACATTAGTTACTGAACATTTGGTTACAGAAATTGGAAATCTAACACCAAACCCAGAAGCCCTTTTGGAAATAGGAAATAAAAagatgtttggtttagtttggaGAGTAGTTGGGGTGTGTAAATTCATGGCGTATGGGATGATAATTGAGAGGCTTTGGCATGAAGAGATTCTAGTAGGATTGTAAACCAAACCTATGAGTCACCACTGGCTCTGCTAGATTTTCTTATTTCTACTTACAAACAACACTCCGCCACGTTTCAAATGATTACTTTGAGTACAGTGACTAGTTTccccaaaaatatattttatttatgctACAAAgtactataaaatataaataaataaataattataaaatcttaaatcttaaatcttttgattgatttaaaaaaCGGCACGCTATTTGAATTTGGGGGTTCGCTCAGATTTATGGCAATTTGATGACCCGTATCTAGTCGTGATAGAACGGTACATCttttatatactccctccgtctcacaAAGATAGGCCGTTTGGACAAAcacgggaattaagaaaaagTAGTTatattagttaaaattagtttatttgtgtatttttacatttttagccttcaatatttttttaaataaataaataatgtactcattactaatttttgtattggtgtattttgcattgatattaaaaaatgacatttattCCATATTGAAACATGGagcaattaattaagttgaagaTAACAATGTATATTTATTAGGGGTAAGTAAGACTTTtaggtttaaaattattaaccaaaaatagaaGGTGGCCTATAATTTGTAACGCTCAAAATAGAAAGGTGGCCTATTTTTgtgggatggagggagtattattttttgaataaaaggTTAAGGCGTCCCCTGAACTTGTAACACGGGgttatttaattcaatttatatttttttagcaactaaccccaaaactcttcattttttggtcaaattatccgataatttatatttttactgcaaaatataagtttatgataattttatcgcaacaattagagaaatttataatttctttttcgCATCTGTCGCCTCTGATTATATTTtatgcattttaaaaatataattatgggttaATTTGACCCATAATAATTGAGAGGCTTTGGCATGAAGAGTCTAGAGGATTGAAAACTAAACCTATGAGTCACCACTGGCTCTACTAGATTTTCTTATTTCCACTTACAAACAACACTCCGCCACGTTTCAAATGATTATTTTAAGTACAGTGACTACTTTCCCCAAAAATATAAGTATTATgctacaaaatataaaatcttaaatcttttttttgtttgataattAGAGAGGGGAGCGCTGGTGAGAGGAATCAAACCCAtgacctaacagtttgctgcctagcgctgAGCTATAACTCATTGGTATAAAATCTTAAATCTTATATCTTTTGATTGATTATTAAAACCGGCACACAATTTGAATTCGTTTGTTCACTCAGATTTATAGCAATTTGACGACCCGTACCTAGTCGTGATAAAACTGTACAACTTTTACATTATTACTTTTATCTTGGATGcataaaataatttacattggaaaaaaaaaattaagtcgaGAATTTGATTCATTTTCCACGAATTTATCTTTCTtaagtttattaatttattaaaatattttcaaatcgTATAAATCATGTTGTACAGGCAATAATAGATTTAAAAcctcaaataaatataaattgaaaataaccACAAATGCAAAAGAACTGGTATACACATTTACTAATATTGGCAAGTGTATAATATAGAATCTTAAAACAAGCAACTAATCTTAAATTTCTACCAAATAAACAATTATACTGGATTTATTTTTACATGCATAAGTCTAAACCGGATATTTATTTGagattgattttaatattttaatcttcAATGattaaatacatatttaattcaaaataaataacaaatataatataaaaaaattatgcgaTAATGAAGGATCTGATTTGGATCCTTGAAATACCATTCGGAATCATTGCTGCTTATATCACATGATTATTTTGATAAGTTAATAAACTTAAAAATGGTAAATCCTTGTGAATTTAATCATATTCggaatcaaaaatatttttgtttgattttcagtATATGTGCATCCATAAGTGAGCGATATATTCTATGTAGGTATAAAAAAACAGCCCTAACACGGCTAGATGGCGATTTCCGTCAAGCATCGATCACCAAGTTGCTATAAGAGTCGAGAACGGTTTGAAGTTGTTATACCACTTTAACAGGACCGCTTTCACCCGCCATATACTAGAGGGGCATATATTTATTCTTTTCCTCATGAAATCCAAACATGCCGAAATTCAAGTGTGAGGAATACAGGCGAATAATTCAGCAGCTGAAAACTCTTCTTTCAATCCATTGAAGATAAAGACTAGTTTTGCACACAGAACAAGCAAATATTAATTTCCAGCTATAAGACTTCAGtatatgaataaaaaaagtGAAGGCATTAATTTAGTATATGAAGATGAATTTATATATTACCTATTCTTGTATATCAGCAAAAATGTCAAAACGAAAAAGGCTCACaaggttaaaataataaaaaaaaattgatgaacaGCATATACTCATATGCCTAAAATGGTCTGAATCTGATCAGGAGGATGCCTTGCCAATGATTTTGGTTCTATGTAGCCATTCTTTGGATCCATAATTGCAGCATATATAAGCTCATAGGCTTCCGCAAGTGACCTTGCCAGCATAAGACAAGCTTCAGAACGCAACTTTGGAACCTGCATTTGCTCAAATTCGGGAAGGGAACTCTCACTTCCTAGTATAAGTCCAAAGAAAGCCCTCAAAGACTCTGAAAGAGAGGCTGGAGACGTGTCTTCGATCTGTGCGAGTGGTGTATCTCCAGCTTCGTTGCTAACCGACTTTTGAAAGTGGGGCATCTTATTTGACAAGCCACATCTTGTAAGAATGGCATCAACTTCTTTCCCCACAAGAGCATGCATGTGATTTTCTACCATCCGTTCAAGCTTTTTTACATAGTCAGCTGCAATATCGTGCCTGTATAGCGGTTGCTGGATTGCACACAAGCAGTTGATGAGGAATATCTTCGAAGGTGTTTCACTATTCTGCATGGATTCATGATGTTAACTAATGAAAAGCTAATTAAAAGAGTCCATAAAGCAATTGAGTAACAATTTGCCCCCAAAATCTGCTTGCGATGAATACTTAACACCAAAattcacctttatatcaattaatCCTTTGAACTTGTCAACAAATAGACCAAAtgtatcaattttaaaaacaattataggtGGTAGTTTTACCAAATATTTAAGCTAAAtgataaattaacaaaattacagAACTAATTGATAAAAGAGAGAACTTTGGTGGCAATTGCTCATCGCTTGCAAGTTTACAGTGATATTAAAGTCGATAATAGCAGAAGTTTCATCACATTCTTTGGATAACTTGCACCGCATTGTAAGTAAAATGACATCATTATCACTCTCAATCTCATATAATTATTAGAGGTTAATGTATGTGGGAGACGGAATGATTGGAAGACAAATTGTCTGCCTTTTATGCGAACAAGGAATAAGCCGAGATATGCATATCATCAATATATGTTATACTGACAAGGATAGGTTCCAACAGCCAACTTATACACGATTACCGTTCACAATAGGCATAAGTCAGTGGAAAAAGAACCAGGACTCAAAAGAagcacaaaaaaataataatacagaGCAGCATCTGCTCCCAAGTGACAGATAATATTAGGTTAGAAGAATAGGTGGTCAAATATGTAATGCCATGAAACATTTGTAGAAGAACATCAACATATTCACTTAAAGAAAAAGATGTGAAGCTCCAGAATGAGACAGGAAGTAAAGTTTGCAGAAAAGGAAACAGAAAGCAGGAATTATGAACCTGAGAAGATGGCGAAGAATTGCTATTTGACAAGAGTGCGTCAACGGAAGATCTATTAATTTGCCCAGGGTCCAAACTGGTTCTTCTTCTTGACGAGTGGGCAACCCCCTTGGACTTGTGTGCCTCGGCTGCTTGCTCACACATCTGCAATGATTGGAAGCAATACATTTAACCGGATACTTTGCACTGCAAAAAATAGTTGCTAAAAATTGCAAAACATTATATCTTTTTTCAAGTGCAACAGAAATCTTAAAGAAAATTCTGTAAAAGAATTCTAGAAAAATGCACAAAAGACAAGATTAATGTCACAACACATATGTAGGCCCATCGCATGATAGCAAAGTTGAGAAGGTTTCCTTGAAATAATACTACAAATGATTTTACTGCATTGTATACATTTTTCAGTAACTTaagaaaattagaattttagcACAATAACTATCTATTAAGATGATGAATAATTATAACTAAGTTTTACCAATGATGTTGACTCATAATAAATCACTTAACAGCTCATCTAAATTCATAAAATCTGAGCAAATTGGCAAAcagcatttttaaaaaaaattcttttccGACTCCACTATCTCGTTATTAAGTTCAATTCTCTCCCACTAAAAGTTTGACAAGTTAATCAACAATTTATCCCTTGGCATCAagatctatctatctatcttgTAATTCGACACCCACAGCACGTATACCTAGGGGtgagcatggtttggttaaaaccgattaaccgaacaGAACCGAATTAATTACTGATAACCGGCTCAGCTTTTggtttatcatttaaaaaaaacggtTCGTTTTAATAGATAAAAAACTGAAATGCTAAACTAAGTTGTTTTAAGctttacacacacacacacgcacatattatatatatatacatatatatacccTAATCAAATAACCCTAATTCTCATCTCCCGCCGTCACACCACTTTCTTCTTTTGTCTTTTTTTCATCAACTTTCAGTAAACCTAACCGCTGCTGATTCTGTTGCTGCCACTGCCAATTATAGTTGCTGTAGCTGCTGATTTATATTGTAGCCGCTGATGATTTCTGGGTTCTGCTACTGCTGCTCGTTTTTGCTGATGATTTCTGTGTTTCTGATTCTACTGTCGATTTCTTGTTTCTGATGCTGGTGATGGTTTCATGTGTACTGTTAATTTTTCTACAGATGTTATTTAACCGAAATttcaaccgaaccgaaatatttcAGTTCGATTAAATTCAGTTTTAGTATAATGCCAGTCATTTCGGTTAATGTAATATAAAATAAGCGACtggttataaaattttaaacaattcaGTGACCCAACTGACCATTGCACAGCCCTATGTATACTTGCAGAGTTGCAGTTCAGAAAACACAAAAAGAAGTACTAAGAAATATAAGCATTCTGTATGAAATACTCTTAAATACTGCCCCACATGAAGTGTGAGATAAAAGAGAGGAGGCCCTCTTTATGGGACCAACTAACAGTACAACCAATAAGCTGACAGTATAACATTGTCACCCATAAATGGTTTCTTTCAGCAAGTCTCATTACGCAGTAAATGAGTTCAGGTCATTGACTAAAATGAAACAGTTGACATCAAGTCCTCAAAAGCAAATGGCATAGcttcatcttttgttttcttttttgtatTCCAATTACGTTGTTTGTTTACTGATTTAGTATGGACCTAAATTTTCTTTTGACAACTTTCATTACTGCAGTGCTTACCTTGCTGCAAGTTTAGCTCAAGCCACATACATGCCCCATAAACATCTTAGTTGCAGAGAGCTCtcccaattttaaaaaaaaaacgccTGTTCACAAGATTTACCGTCCAACAAGACCAAAAGATAATAATTCTTCCACTAGTAACAACTTTCACAGATCTAAATTTCTTTCTACaagtcaaaaattattttagcacATATCATGTATCCCTCAGCttcatgaaaattaaaattctaaaacttACAACACAGCCTAGTTCAAGTCTGCCAAGCGTAGTGCATCTTTTAAAGCTCTTGATAAAAGCAAATTACCTGAATAATAGGATCAAGTGTGGCAGATATTACTGAATCAAAATCAGGCTTTTTCTCTGAAGCAAGAACCATCATTCTGTTATGGGTCTCAATTATTTCAAGTAGAATAGAGACTCCTTCTCTAACTGCCTCTGGAGGAGAAAGATCAACGGCAACAAGAGGAGGATAACGTAGAAGCCTCTCTCCCCGACTTTTCAGGATGTCAAAAAAGGTTCTCTGAGCAGCCTCTTTGAGCAACCAAATTGTATTACAGAGAGCTGTGTCTCTCCCAAGCAAATCTGACATCTATACCATCATCATTTTGAATAAGCATTTAATTGTAGAAACAAAGGTATCATTCAAGCATTAATTCGGGTCAATTTGGACAATTGTTTGTCCTATTATACCAGAAATCAGAAAAGACAAAAATAGACTCAAAACGAATGATGAATAAAGCTTAACTTACAGTGTAGCTGTAAAATTCCAGGGTATTACTCAGTTTATATGCAACTATAAGGCTAGGTTGTGACTGCAAAACTTGTTCAACTCTGACTTTAAAAGGCCGGCAAACTCCTTCGAAAATTCTATCCAAGATAGATGCCAAGTCAGATTCTAACTTCCCACTACCATTATCCGAGCCATTAAACAATCGATTTCCAGAAGAGCCGGTATCTGGTGCAGCATCTGGATCAAATAACACAAGAACAAGCTCTCGTTCGGATGCCAAGGCCTGCATGTAAAGCAACATGTTTTTGTTGATATAGACAAGAAATAGATTTCATCCCCAAAAGCCGAAAACTTaaatcagaaaataaataatagaaaCATTTAAAAGAGCTGGAATCAAGACCTGATGTAACCACCCTAGCATGTCGCCCACATATCTCAATGGATCATGTGCATGAACCTCTATTGGTCGAGGCATTCCACCAGGACCCCCACGTGTAAGAGCACTTATAAATCTTCTAAATAATGCGTTGTGCCTCATATTTGCTACCTGTACAATCAGTACAGAGAGGTCTTACAGCAAGTAACGATATTATATTCATTCATCATTCATTACTCAGCTGAATCACTTGGAAATCACCTCTTCTGCACAATACTTGAAAAGGACAGGCCTTTCTTTGAGGCAGCCAACTGCTGTTTTTAAAAGCTCACTGACTTCAGGATTATCAACATCGCCCAGTTTCCTACACTCTGCCTGAACCCATCTAAATATCAAGTAGATAACATTGTCAAAGTGGTAGGAGTGAGATCGAAAAGATACGGACACGATATAAAACTTCACGAAGAATAACAGATTTTAAATCCTGAAAGAAGATGATGATGGGGCAAATCCTAAGATAACTTCTTTgtactgaaaaaaaaaacctgaAGGATGATGATGGGGGAAATGATTACATGATGGTGTTCGAACTACTTTGGGTTGTGGGCCTTATTGCTTAGTTGATTTGAGatatatttagaaaataaaacatatagcAATAGGGACCTCTAATTTCTGCATAATAGAAGTAGCTAAGTGGGCCAATAGTCTTTAGCATGCTTTTGACGTGTATGAGCAAGATCAAACATAAAACATTAGATCTACAAAACTTGGGATATAAAAGGTCGAAAGCTTGTTagtaattactccctccgtcccacaaagataggccacctattttttgttaataattttaaaactaaaagtcTTAATTATCCCTAATAAATATACATTGTTAtcttcaacttaattaattgttCCATGTTCCAATGTGGaataaatgtcaatttttaataccaatacaaaaattagtcattaatatattatttatttatttaaaaaattattaaaggctaaaaatggaaaagtacataaacaaactaatttaactaatctaactatttttttcttaattcccgtgTTTGTCCAAACTGCCCATCTTtgtgggacagagggagtatataaTTTAAACAGTTAACACACAAGAAACAGAAGAATTATCAAGTAACTCAgtagtaatatttattttcctTCATGCTCATCATTCATAAGGGACACACCTAAAAGACATATAAGCCAATTCAAAATGAGACATGATGCACCCATCCCAAAGTATAGGAGTTTTCTAATGGTAACAACCAGACAGTCAAAACA
This region of Mercurialis annua linkage group LG1-X, ddMerAnnu1.2, whole genome shotgun sequence genomic DNA includes:
- the LOC126688338 gene encoding conserved oligomeric Golgi complex subunit 6, with product MGTVGLAPGLSRKLKKVLECRTDTPDLVSSLDVLSSFYSDNTPQARRNLRSTVEKRSLQINFQFLQASHAAQQALDRVEEEVNSLDQCCDKIAKALNSCSASTGDIISTTERLKQELEVTTQRQEIVLCFLRDYQLSNEEINALRDEELNENFFKALSHVQEIHANCKLLLRTHHQRAGLELMDMMAVYQEGAYERLCRWVQAECRKLGDVDNPEVSELLKTAVGCLKERPVLFKYCAEEVANMRHNALFRRFISALTRGGPGGMPRPIEVHAHDPLRYVGDMLGWLHQALASERELVLVLFDPDAAPDTGSSGNRLFNGSDNGSGKLESDLASILDRIFEGVCRPFKVRVEQVLQSQPSLIVAYKLSNTLEFYSYTMSDLLGRDTALCNTIWLLKEAAQRTFFDILKSRGERLLRYPPLVAVDLSPPEAVREGVSILLEIIETHNRMMVLASEKKPDFDSVISATLDPIIQMCEQAAEAHKSKGVAHSSRRRTSLDPGQINRSSVDALLSNSNSSPSSQNSETPSKIFLINCLCAIQQPLYRHDIAADYVKKLERMVENHMHALVGKEVDAILTRCGLSNKMPHFQKSVSNEAGDTPLAQIEDTSPASLSESLRAFFGLILGSESSLPEFEQMQVPKLRSEACLMLARSLAEAYELIYAAIMDPKNGYIEPKSLARHPPDQIQTILGI